A genomic segment from Bradyrhizobium sp. ISRA430 encodes:
- a CDS encoding FAD-dependent oxidoreductase, with protein MSEPLVIVGNGMAAARLVDELAKTALGRYAIAVIGEEPRLAYNRVLLSSVLAGETGSHEIELRPAGWWRDRGVTVRYGYRVTEIDTGRRELKIAGEESMEYSKLVLATGSTPLRLNVPGADLAGVHTFRDSRDVDLLLTLAAARKRVVVIGGGLLGLEAAYGLAKAGAPVTLLHLMDRLMERQLDLPAADLLKTLVERKGVRVMLNASTARIHGEGHVEAVELADGSRIEADAVIFAAGIKPNVALANEAGIAVNRGIVVNDVMQTASPDIFALGECAEHRGICYGLVEPAYEQARVLARHLAGRPAAYQGSVVSTNLKVSGVSVFSAGDFIGGEGSESLVLSDAKRGTYKKLVIADGRLTGAVLIGDTVDALWYLELIRTREKIAAIRTDMMFGRALALPPKAA; from the coding sequence ATGAGTGAACCGCTCGTCATCGTCGGTAACGGTATGGCGGCCGCGCGTCTTGTCGACGAGCTCGCCAAGACCGCGCTCGGACGCTACGCCATTGCCGTGATCGGCGAGGAGCCGCGGCTCGCCTACAATCGCGTGCTGCTCTCCTCCGTACTTGCCGGCGAGACCGGCTCGCACGAGATTGAGCTGAGGCCGGCCGGCTGGTGGCGCGATCGCGGCGTCACCGTGCGTTACGGTTATCGCGTCACCGAGATCGACACCGGCCGTCGTGAGCTCAAGATCGCCGGCGAAGAGAGCATGGAATATTCGAAGCTCGTGCTCGCCACCGGCTCGACGCCGCTGCGGCTCAATGTTCCCGGCGCCGATCTTGCCGGCGTGCACACCTTTCGCGACAGCCGCGACGTCGACCTGCTGCTGACGCTCGCCGCCGCTAGGAAGCGCGTCGTCGTGATCGGCGGCGGCCTGCTCGGCCTCGAAGCGGCCTATGGCCTTGCCAAGGCCGGCGCGCCGGTGACGCTTCTGCATCTGATGGACCGGCTGATGGAGCGCCAGCTCGATCTGCCCGCCGCCGACCTGCTCAAGACGCTGGTCGAGCGCAAGGGCGTTCGCGTCATGCTCAACGCCTCGACTGCGCGCATCCATGGCGAAGGCCATGTCGAAGCAGTCGAGCTCGCCGACGGCAGCCGCATCGAGGCCGACGCCGTGATCTTTGCGGCCGGCATCAAGCCCAATGTCGCGCTCGCCAACGAGGCCGGCATCGCGGTGAACCGCGGCATCGTCGTCAACGACGTAATGCAGACTGCCTCGCCCGACATTTTCGCGCTCGGCGAATGCGCCGAGCATCGCGGCATCTGCTACGGCCTGGTCGAACCGGCCTACGAGCAGGCGCGCGTGCTGGCGCGGCATCTCGCCGGCCGCCCTGCGGCCTATCAGGGCAGCGTGGTTTCGACCAATCTGAAGGTGTCGGGCGTCAGCGTGTTCTCCGCCGGGGACTTCATCGGCGGCGAGGGCAGCGAGAGCCTCGTGCTCTCTGACGCCAAGCGCGGCACCTACAAGAAGCTCGTGATCGCCGACGGCCGGCTCACCGGCGCCGTGCTGATCGGCGATACCGTCGATGCGCTCTGGTATCTCGAGCTGATCCGCACCCGTGAGAAGATCGCGGCCATCCGCACCGACATGATGTTCGGCCGCGCGCTCGCGCTGCCGCCGAAAGCTGCTTGA
- a CDS encoding MFS transporter, translating to MTKDPTLNSTWISDWRPEDEAFWNATGKTIARRNLIWSIVAEHIGFSVWLIWSIVTTKLPQAGFHYTTDQLFQLVAVPGLIGALMRFPYTFAVTTFGGRNWTIFSAAVLFIPTLSLAYFVSEPDTPFWLMLLIASTAGLGGGNFASSMTNISFFFPDRMKGSALGLNAAGGNIGVSSVQLLTPILMTLGVINLFQATPVDGIFLQNAGLMWVLPIAIAVFGAVFFMNNLTSAKSSVKNQLAIVKRKHTWIMAYLYIGTFGSFIGYSAAFPLLIKTQFPAMTISIAFLGPLVGSLSRPLGGWLADKVGGSIITFWNFIAMAAATIGVLYFVGEKDFIGFLSMFLILFVTTGIGNGSTYRMIPSIFREENLFKVRGKGDAARALALKTASIESGAAVGFIGAIGAVGGYLIPSGFGKSIALTGGPQLALAIYLAFYASCLGLTWWFYLRRGPQREGAPSLAEARV from the coding sequence ATGACGAAAGATCCGACTCTGAACTCCACTTGGATTTCGGACTGGCGCCCCGAAGACGAGGCGTTCTGGAATGCGACTGGCAAGACTATCGCGCGACGCAATCTGATCTGGTCGATCGTAGCCGAGCATATCGGCTTCTCGGTCTGGCTGATCTGGAGCATTGTCACCACCAAGCTGCCCCAGGCAGGCTTTCACTACACCACCGACCAGCTCTTTCAGCTCGTCGCCGTCCCCGGCCTGATCGGGGCCTTGATGCGCTTCCCGTATACATTTGCGGTCACGACGTTCGGCGGCCGTAACTGGACTATCTTCAGCGCGGCGGTGCTGTTCATCCCGACGCTGTCGCTCGCCTATTTCGTGAGCGAGCCGGATACGCCGTTCTGGCTCATGCTGCTGATTGCCTCGACCGCGGGCCTCGGCGGCGGCAATTTCGCCTCCAGCATGACCAACATCTCCTTCTTCTTTCCCGACCGGATGAAGGGATCGGCGCTGGGTCTGAACGCGGCCGGCGGCAATATCGGCGTGTCCAGCGTGCAGCTTCTCACCCCGATCCTGATGACGCTCGGCGTCATCAACCTGTTCCAGGCGACGCCGGTCGACGGCATCTTCCTGCAGAACGCCGGCCTGATGTGGGTGCTGCCGATCGCAATCGCGGTGTTCGGTGCCGTGTTCTTCATGAACAACCTGACCTCGGCCAAGTCGTCGGTGAAGAACCAGCTCGCGATCGTCAAGCGCAAGCATACCTGGATCATGGCGTATCTCTATATCGGCACGTTCGGATCCTTCATCGGCTACTCGGCGGCGTTTCCGCTGCTGATCAAGACGCAGTTCCCGGCGATGACGATCTCGATCGCGTTCCTGGGACCGCTGGTCGGCTCGCTGTCGCGTCCGCTCGGCGGCTGGCTCGCCGACAAGGTCGGTGGCTCCATCATCACGTTCTGGAACTTCATCGCGATGGCGGCGGCGACGATCGGCGTACTCTACTTCGTCGGAGAGAAGGACTTCATCGGCTTCCTGTCGATGTTCCTGATCCTGTTCGTCACGACCGGCATCGGCAACGGCTCGACCTACCGGATGATCCCATCGATCTTCCGCGAGGAGAACCTGTTCAAGGTGCGCGGCAAGGGCGATGCGGCACGCGCGCTCGCATTGAAGACGGCGAGCATCGAGAGCGGTGCGGCAGTCGGCTTCATCGGCGCGATCGGCGCGGTCGGCGGCTACCTGATCCCGAGCGGCTTCGGCAAGTCGATCGCCCTGACCGGCGGCCCGCAGCTCGCGCTCGCGATCTATCTCGCCTTCTACGCCTCCTGCCTCGGGCTGACCTGGTGGTTCTACCTGCGTCGTGGCCCGCAGCGCGAAGGCGCGCCAAGCCTCGCCGAAGCGCGGGTCTGA
- a CDS encoding ABC transporter ATP-binding protein, giving the protein MTAYLKLDHIDKTFTRGSATTEVLKEINLTIEKGEYVSIIGHSGCGKSTLLNIIAGLTRATTGGVLLENREVNSPGPDRAVVFQNHSLLPWLTVYENVKLGVDKVFAKTKSRGEREAWVMHNLNLVQMAHAKDKRPSEISGGMKQRVGIARALAMEPKVLLLDEPFGALDALTRAHLQDSVMALHQKLGNTILMITHDVDEAVLLSDRIVMMTNGPSARIGEVLDVPLARPRKRLELATNAAYLKCRRRVLEFLYERHRFVEAA; this is encoded by the coding sequence ATGACCGCCTATCTGAAGCTCGACCACATCGACAAGACCTTTACCCGCGGCAGCGCGACGACCGAGGTGCTGAAGGAGATCAACCTCACCATCGAGAAGGGCGAATATGTCTCGATCATCGGTCACTCCGGTTGCGGCAAGTCGACCCTGCTCAACATCATCGCAGGCCTGACCCGTGCCACCACCGGCGGCGTGCTGCTCGAGAACCGCGAGGTGAATTCGCCGGGGCCTGATCGCGCCGTGGTGTTCCAGAACCACAGCCTGTTGCCCTGGCTCACCGTCTACGAGAACGTCAAGCTCGGCGTCGACAAGGTCTTCGCCAAGACCAAGTCGCGGGGCGAGCGCGAGGCCTGGGTCATGCACAATCTCAACCTCGTGCAGATGGCGCATGCCAAGGACAAGCGTCCCTCGGAGATCTCCGGCGGAATGAAGCAGCGCGTCGGCATTGCTCGCGCACTTGCGATGGAGCCGAAGGTTCTCCTGCTCGACGAACCCTTCGGTGCGCTCGACGCGCTGACCCGCGCGCATTTGCAGGATTCGGTGATGGCGCTGCATCAGAAGCTCGGCAATACCATCCTGATGATCACCCACGACGTCGACGAGGCCGTGCTGCTGTCCGACCGCATCGTGATGATGACCAATGGCCCGTCCGCGCGCATCGGCGAGGTGCTGGACGTGCCGCTCGCGCGCCCGCGCAAGCGGCTCGAGCTCGCGACCAACGCCGCTTATCTGAAGTGCCGGCGGCGCGTGCTCGAATTCCTTTATGAGCGTCATCGCTTCGTTGAGGCGGCGTAA
- the ntrB gene encoding nitrate ABC transporter permease yields the protein MNMPATKMDIETATPAGAAAPIVAMTPKRPSRSETYVRMAKEAAVRVIPPLVVLALLTLMWELVCRRAGSTLPPPSKVFKDTKELIFDPFFDHGGIDKGLFWHLSASLQRVAFGYSLSAVAGIALGVLVGQSVWAMRGLDPLFQVLRTIPPLAWLPLSLAAFRDGQPSAIFVIFITSIWPIIINTAVGVRNIPQDYRNVAAVVQLNPLEFFAKIMIPAAAPYIFTGLRIGIGLSWLAIVAAEMLIGGVGIGFFIWDAWNSSHISEIILALFYVGIVGFVLDRLIAGLGKIVTRGTAQN from the coding sequence ATGAACATGCCTGCCACGAAGATGGACATTGAAACTGCGACCCCCGCGGGTGCCGCCGCGCCGATCGTTGCGATGACACCGAAGCGCCCGTCGCGAAGCGAGACTTACGTGCGGATGGCGAAAGAGGCGGCTGTGCGCGTCATTCCGCCGCTCGTCGTGCTCGCGCTGTTGACGCTGATGTGGGAGCTCGTCTGCCGCCGCGCCGGCTCGACCCTGCCGCCGCCGTCGAAGGTGTTCAAGGACACCAAGGAGCTGATCTTCGATCCGTTCTTCGACCATGGCGGCATCGACAAGGGCCTGTTCTGGCATCTCTCCGCCAGTCTCCAGCGTGTCGCCTTCGGCTATTCGCTCTCCGCGGTCGCCGGCATCGCACTCGGTGTGCTGGTCGGGCAGTCGGTCTGGGCGATGCGCGGGCTCGATCCGCTATTCCAGGTGCTGCGCACGATTCCGCCGCTCGCCTGGCTGCCGCTCTCGCTCGCGGCTTTCCGCGACGGCCAGCCGTCGGCGATCTTCGTCATCTTCATCACCTCGATCTGGCCGATCATCATCAACACCGCGGTGGGCGTCCGCAACATCCCACAGGACTACCGCAACGTCGCCGCGGTGGTGCAGCTTAATCCGCTGGAGTTCTTCGCCAAGATCATGATCCCGGCAGCCGCACCCTACATCTTCACGGGGCTTCGCATCGGCATTGGCCTCTCATGGCTCGCGATCGTCGCGGCCGAGATGCTGATCGGAGGCGTCGGCATCGGCTTCTTCATCTGGGACGCCTGGAACTCCTCGCATATCAGCGAGATCATCCTGGCGCTGTTCTATGTCGGCATCGTCGGCTTCGTGCTCGATCGCCTGATCGCGGGCCTCGGCAAGATCGTCACCCGCGGCACCGCGCAGAACTGA